aggaatgtccactagagcaggaatgtccacagagaatttaatttctctaccataaaccacctCTCACGTTATTtaagagaatttgacagtacttccaaccggcctcacaaccgatTATGTGTAATGTGTCGTGTGGGCaggcggtttgctgatgtcaacgttgtgaacagagtgccatgTGGTGGCagcggggttatggtatgggtaggcatgagctacggacaacgaacacaattggaTTTTATGAATGCACAGAGaaactgtgacgagatcctgaggcccattgtgccAAACATCCttcgccatcacctcatgtttcagcatgataatgtagcAAGGATCTGTACTCaactcctggaagctgaaaatgtaccatttattccatggcctgcatactcaccagacatgtcacccattgaaaaTGTTTTGGATGCTTTGGCTCAACTTGTAAGACGGCGTGTTCTAGTTTGTGCCAATATTTGTTAttgttaatttattttattttttaaaactttagtttatttagtaaatattttcttaactctatttcttgaactgcattgttggttaagggcttgtaagtgctactacaccggttgtatgcggcacgtgacaaataaaatggatTTGATATCcaacaacttcgcacagccattaaagaggagtgggacaacattccacagactaCAATCAACAGCCTGCGAAGGAGATGCGTTgctctgcatgaggcaaatggtggtctcactagatactgactggttttctgatccacacccctaagttaaaaatatatatatattattttatctgGGACCAACAGATGGGACCATCTGTATTCcaagtcatgtaaaatccatagattagggcctaattatttttttcaattgactgatttctttagatgAACTAACTttgtaaaatcttttaaattgttgtgtttttatatttttgtagaGTTTAAATGTTTTCAGTGTTTACTACtaaactcagtaaaaaaaaaagaaacgtcctcacactgtcaactgcttttattttcagcaaacttaacatgtgtaaatatttgtatgaacaagatccacagaccatgtaactaacagaaatggaatattgTGTCCCAGAACAAAAGGGGTGGGGGGCTGTATGGCTGgtgggagggtcatgtcaggatgagcctgtaggaagggtaccacatgagggaggaggatgtcttccctgtaacgcacagcattgagattgcctgcaatgacacacaacaagctcagtccgatgattctgtgacacaccaccccagaccctccacctccaaatctatcccgctccagagtataaGCCTTGGTGTAAAACTCATTCCTTGAAAGATAAACGCAAATCTGactatcacccctggtgagacaaaaccgtgactcgtcagtgaagagcactttttgccagtcctgtctagtccagcgacggtgggtttgtgcccataggcgacattgttgccagtgatgtctggtgaggacctgccttacaacaggcatacaagccctcagtccagcctctctcagcctattgaggatagtctgagcactgatggagggattgtgcgttcctggtgtaactcgggcagttgttgctatcctgtacctgtcccgcagttgtgatgttcagatgtaccgatcatgtgcaagtgttgttacatgtggtctgccactgcgaggacgatcaactgtccgtcttgtctccctcttaggcgtctcacattgcaatttattacactggccacatctgcagtcctcatggctcattgcagcatgcctaaggcacgttcacgcagatgagcagggcccctgggcatctttcttttggtgtttttttcagagtcagtagaaaggcctctagtgtcctaagttttcataactgtgaccttaattgcatgagctgttagtgtcttaacgaccgttccacgggtgcatgttcattaattgtttatggttcattgaacaagcatgggaaacagtgttttaaaccctttacaatgaagatctgtgaagttattttgaatTTGACAAATGACCTTTTAAAgccagggtcctgaaaaggggcgtttatttttttgctgagtttagtcaTTGGAAAAAATTGTCTCAAACTAACCAATCCAACAGCTTATAAAGAAAGCAACTGTCTGTGGTGAAGCCTAATCCTTCACCAGCTAACACATCTCACACGAACGGCAGTGTCATTTTCAGTTAAGAAGAGaacgtttgatttgattgttTAACTAATGCGTTTCCTGACCGGCCTTATTGAGACTAAGGAAATTGCGAGTGTCCTGAGAGTTGGCTACTCTCGCCAAAATTCCACAAAGAAAATGTATATTCTTCAGTTCTGACTGAGGATAATGGTGGCAAACACTGTCTAAAATTGTCCCTGACTCCCCTTCTTTAAAGGGACATATAGTCTTGACGGACTTCGGATTGTGCAAGGAAGGCATTTCCCAAGCCGAGACGACAAGCACATTTTGTGGGACACCTGAGGTAAAGTTGAACATGTTTTCCAGGACAGCATATGTAATAAGGCATAATAACCTTTTTTAATGTCTGGACCACTGTTCTGGATTGAGACTGAAAAGGCCTGTCATTGCTAATttatttaacccccccccctaGTACCTAGCTCCAGAGGTCCTGAAGAAACAACCGTATGACAACACAGTGGACTGGTGGTGTCTAGGATCAGTGCTCTATGAAATGCTCTTTGGcctggtgagttacagtagtagaCATTGAAAACAGGCACAATATGTACGGACAGAACACACCCGTGACATAATGCCTGATCACACACTGTCTTAACAGTAACAcacatctatctcccctctgttccACAGCCTCCGTTCTACAGCAGAGACACCCATGAGATGTATGAAAACATCCTCCACAAACCCCTGATGATGCGTCCCGGAGCGTCCAACACGGCCTGGTCCCTCCTGCAGGCTCTACTGGAGAAGGACGGCACACACAGACTGGGCTCCAGAGACGACTTTGTGAGTGGTGACCCTCACAGCATGGCAGTGGTTTATGGTTTTATGTCACCCATCTCATTTAGTTAGAAAATATTGTGACCCAAGACTTTTTAAATACTCCAAACTCACTAAATACACACAAATGGACCTTCCTCGAAGTCAcaagaggttggtggcaccttactTGGAGAGTGCGGGATCATGGTGTGAATGGAGCGGAATAGTTGGAATGGTAACAATTACATAAAACctatggtttccaggtgtttgatgccattccatttgctccgttccgtcCATTATTGtgagctgttctcccctcagcagcctacaGTGCTCTAGATCCCAAGCTACCATTTATTTAAGTAACACAGCAGTATGCTTCATAGTCTCACAACTGTGACTCATGTATTGCTGTAGCTGATGGCATCTGACTCTCTCTGGTGGAGAAACATTGTCATGACCAGGAGTTGCTCAATACCTGCAGTGTCTGGCAATGTTCATTTCTTCTTGGCAGATGGATTGCATTACATCGCTTTCATCAGTATGAAGTAATAGCATTTGCCTTGGTTGTTCTAGAACTGAAAAAGATCTATTCTCTTTTTTTCAGAATGAGATCAAAGCACATAACTTCTTCTCTGCGATCAAGTGGGATGATCTGGAACAGAGAAAGGTTCCACCTCCATTCACTCCCAATGTGGTAAATGTTCTCAGGGTTACATGTGATTCTGATGTATGGTAACACACGGCAGATGCAACATCAGACCACAAGCATGAATGAACTGATGTTTGTTTTTTCCTCTTTCCTGTTTTGCAGAATTCTCCTTACGACATCACAAACTTTGATCCAGAATTCACAGATGAGACCGTTCCAAACTCTGTGTGCTATACTGAACATGCCATAGTCAACGCCAGTGTAATGGAGGCTGATGATGCCTTCCTAGGTTTTTCCTACGCGCCCCCTCAGATGACTCCTTCCTATGAAAGACTTGCTGTGAGGACCTGCCCCAGAGTTCTGTGAAATTGccttaatttttattttttacaaggaGCACGTGTGCACCTAAGTTGAAAAATGTAGGTGCACACAAAGAAATGTAGGACCACATTGAGAAATATTTGAGGTAagaaagctagaatccttaattaTTCTAGGTGAACTGGTGCACAGCAAAATCTTAAGGCACATATGCAATCAAAATGGATGCACTGTAGAGCCTTGACCTTAACCCAGTATTATTCTATCCTGGTCCTGGAAATCTATAGGGTATGCAGGATTTGTTCCAGCCCAGTAGCTTGTTGAGTGTATttaggtgtgttagtgctggtctGGAACAAAGCCTGCACACCCTATGTGTCTCCAGGATCAGGACTGAAAAACACTACCTTAAACTGTCCTAAATATTTTGAATAAAAGGGAAGAATTTATATTGTGGATTAACCCGTTTTGAGAAAAGCCAAAGTGAGCAGAAGTTGTGATCAGACAGCACTTATGAAAAGGGTTTGGGTTGCAGACTGTGTCAAGAAACCTTTATTTTTACCTAATGATATTTATATAACAAATTATATTTTTAAGAAATGTTGGCCAGATTTCTTTCTTGACACATGTATTGGTTGTTGGCTCATGTCCATTTTGGTTCTTTGTTTGAAGAAACAAGGACATTCAGTGTGATGTTGTCAGGGTGGGGGtgggtaaagaaataaaaatgtCCCCGAAATAAAATCCTAAATTTAAGTGGCGAGTTGGGATGAAAGCGCTTCCTCAAAATCTTTTCGTTCCACTTTAAAAGCAGATTTTGTGGATTTAATGAAATGGCAGTGAACATGTCATTTATATGCTTTCAGAACAGCTAAAAGGAATTGTTTTGTCTCTTCCAATATCAAAAGATTTGTTATCCTAACAAGATCACTGGTTAATGGTATATTTAGAAAGTGCTTGTAGTAGGTTTATTTATAGATTCATTGTTAGTTTGTGGTGGGGGGGTTCTCAGTCGGAAATACTAGGTCACGAAATATAGTCTTGTGTTGACAGAGGTCATTTCAGTTCAGATTTTCAttatgtgtgtttatatagacctTTTCTGTAATGGCTCCAGTGACTTTACTTTGCAAACAGGTGCTGCGCCATCTGATTTATTTCTGTGGTTTGCTTGCCTGTCTGTGTTTCAGTTTACAAACTCATAATCTTGCCTTAATTGACACTCCTTCCTTAGAAATCCTCACAGAAAACCTCAACCACCAGACTAGGATTTCCATACCATTTCTAACTAACGAGTGTTGTCAACATGCCTCATTGTTCAATACAATGCCTTGGATGTACTGTAcattaaaataataattaaatgAACCAACAAGTTTGTTTTCGATGTCTTGTTTATTACGGAGATGGGGGGACTTGTCTGTGCACTCAAATTAGCGAGCACAGTTCAAAGTTCAAGTCGCGTGATATCTTGACTGTGTGACTAGTCTCTTCAGCCAACTctttagctaacgttagtcagTCGGTAACATAAAATGGAAGACTTTTTCTTACTGAAAGAGTCAGTTTTGTCTTTTCTAGACAGAAGTGGAGCTCTTCTTCAACTTGCTGAAGACTGCAAACCATTCAACGGTAAGTTTTAAGGGCCAGTTGTAGACTAGCTAGCGAGAGCTTTCGgtcagtgttagctagctagctaatgggaTTGTGTGACTCCTGAGGAAAGGGTAACCTAGGCAACCCTGTACCCACTTGGAGGATGTGATGACGTGAGACGCAGTCCTTCATAGATGACAGCAAACTGTTAAATAACTGATATGGTTATGTAAATTGATAGAGTTGACTTTATAACAGCTACATCAATCACCCAAGAACCTATTCCCCTTCAGACATCCAGCGAAATGAAGCTGTGTATCGGTTCTGTATCCGTGTGAACCCTTCAGACCTAATCGAACTGGATCCTAGATTGGGTGACTGTGTTCTCAATGACCCCCTCAAAGCTACAGCACTGTTTCAATCTGTAAGTCCAAAACATCTCCCATATACATTACCCCTTATTCAAACCTTGAATTTTGAACATACTGGTTTTTGTTGTCACTCTTTCAGGTTTGTTTTCTGTCAATAAAGACACTCTCCCTCATAGAGAAAATCCACACAGAAAGTCAGGTGAATGTGATCCTGAAGTTTACACACTTACCTCCGTTCCCTGAGTACACCTTGGACCTCTGTGAGTTTCCCTGTGGTTATGGCCCCATGAGGCCTGTTGCCATGGAGGGCTTGGCCATCGCGATGACTAGGGTCTCAAAGTACACTCAGGGAGCCAGGTTTCTCTGTTCTGAGGAGGACTGTCCCTGCTCAACAGGTAGGCCTGATTACAAGTAACCTATTTCTGTTTTCATAACATCACAGTAATGCCATTTACAAATTCTGTAATATGATGTTATCCTCAGGGTTCCATCACATCAGAGTGCACGCACCCGGAGCCACTGAGTCAGCCACGGTGAGGAGTGACTTCAgctgcctgctctgctcctctcaccTCAAAGAGGACATAAAGTTCCGGGTCCTGGGGGGTGAGAATGTCCCTAAATGATACCTGATGAAGTAGCCTCACATGCCATTCTTACATGTAACTCGTCATTTCTTACTAGCTCTGATTTTGCTGACAGCTACTTTATTGAAGAAAATGTACTTGAATGTGATTGTCTCATCTAGCTACCTTAAGATGGATGcactggataagaacatctgctaaatgactgaccTTTTGTAATGTAAATATAATGTGGTTTGGAAACAGACAAGCAGCTTGTAGAGCTGATCCATGTTAAAGCACTGGATGTCCTGAAAGTCCATTCTCCCAGTGCCCTCAGGTACCAGTCTGTCACCCTGTTTCTCAGAGGTAAGCTCACATAATAATGATCATTTTGCCCAAACGTTTTGTAATGTTCACATATTGCAAGTCAAGATTTTGTTTTTAATAGATTTGACTTTATCTCCTTAGAAAAGTAACTTAGAAGTTTGTATGGAATTTTCTATTTTCCATTACAAATTTAATTTTGGAGCCTAAATCCAATGGGGGAAGAGTTAAAATAGAGGTTTGAGTAGCCAGCCACGCAGTAGTGCCCCTGGGTGAGATATTAGGTATTCCTGTGCCCTCCAATAACATTGTCCAGCCATTACCCCTGAGAGAGCAGTGATTCTCAGTGCCAGTATTAGCATATTCTGTTGACCTAGTCTTCTGGAGGAATTCAACACAGCGAGATCATGTTACTAAACATATATGTTAATAAGTGTAAGAAACACTCATTAGTTGGgtcacacaacatacacacagtgAGATCTTTGTTCCAAGGGCCTGGTTCCTGTGTTGCTCTTGGCAGGGGTGTGTAGGTGCCTTGCATATTCCTCAAATAATTAGGAAAAAGCAAGACAGAACCAGACAACCCCTCTGAGTGTTATGGTTCTGTTTCCCTCACAACATTGTAGATGAGCTGTGTAACTCCATGAGGATTGGACGTCTGTACAGGGTGCTGGGCATACCGGCCCATGTCCACCATTGGCCCAACGTCACCTGGAGTGTAGAGGCCAATAGCGTTCAACCGTGGGAGCCTGAAAGGACCTATATGCATGCTTACAATGGTACAGATCAGCTTACATTAAATCCTATTCAGAATCTATAGGTCTGATTTTCAGCTACTCCGAGAAAGCCATTCATAAggaacatgtatgtgtgtgtccttgtgtgtgagGACTGTGACCTCTGACTTGCTTATACCAGAACagtacagtcaaaagtttggacaaacctactcattccagggtttttatttatttgacctattttctacattgtagaataatagtgaagacataaaaacaacacatatggaatcatgtagtaactaagtgtaaaacaaatctaaatatattttatgagattcttcaaatagccgccctttgccttgatgacagcattgcacactcttggcattctctcaacctgcttcatgaggtagtcacctggaatgcatttcaattcaattgttaagttaatttgtggattttttttCCCTTAAtgattttgagccaatcagttgtgttgtgacaaggtaggattgGAATACAGAGGATATCCctatatttggtaaaagaccaagtccatattatggcatgaacagctcaaataaacaaagagaaacgacagtccaccattactttaagacatgaaggtcagtcaatccagaaaatgtttcttcaagtgcagttgtaaaaaccattaagcgctatgaaaaaactggctctcatgaggaccgctacaggaaaaggagacccattgttacctctgctacaggggataagttcattagagttaccagcctcagaaattggagcccaaataaatgcttcagagttcaagtaacagacacatctcaacatcaactcttcagaggagactgttTGAAACAGGCCTTCatagtcaaattgctgcaaagaaaccactagtaaaggacaccaataagaagaatagacttgcttgggccaagaaacacgagtaatggacattagatcggtggaaatctgtcctttggctccaaattggagatttttggttccaaccgccgtgtctttgtgagatgcagagtaggtgaacggatgatttcaagcatgtgtggttcccaccgtgaagcatggaggatgtgtgattgtgctttgctggtgacactgtcagtgatttatttagaattcaaggcacacttaaccagcatggctaccacagcattctgcagcaatactccATCTCATCTGATTTGCGTTTAGtaggattatcatttgtttttcaacagaacaattaaccaaaacacttccaggctgtgtaagagctatttgtcGAAGGAgagtggagtgctgcatcagatgacctagcctccacaatcccccgacctcaacccaattgagatggtttggaccacagagtgaaggaaaagcagccaacaagtgctcagaatatgtgggaactccaagactgttagaaaagcattccaggtgaagctggttgagagaatgccaagagtgtgcaaagggtggctactttgaagaatctaaaataaaatatattatgaTTGTTtacatagtttgtcttcactaatattcgacaatgtagaaaatacaacaaataaagaacccttgaatgtgtaggtgtccaaacttttgactggtactgtatattcaatGACAACACCTCACAGTCCAGTAGATTCATTCCACCCCTCTTCTTTTCCTTCAACCACAACCCCCAGACACGGGCACCATCAGCTCTAACTTCCAGGCCCTGTTGACGGCAACAGCCTGTTCCCCCTGGAGGTTCTCTGCCATTGTGGCTAACATGTTTGGATCCCCTGTGGTTCCCCCAGGCTTGTACAGCACTCTGAAGCTGGGCCTGCTGCTTAGCCTGGTCCAGTGCCGGGAGGACAACCCAGACTCACTGCACTGCCTGGACCTGCTAGCGCTGACGACTGACACACTCATACTGGAAAGGTCTTGCATTATAATGCTTCAGTCAATTCATCAATCTCtgaatcagtcaatcaatcaaccatGTTCTTAGGAAGTACAATGGCCAAAACAATAACATTACTACAGTAAAATTATACTATGCCTATATTCAAGTCAACAGCATAAATAAATAGTTGAGAGCCAGCCTCCGTTACCCCCGTCTTAGGCTGATGACGTACAGCCTGGGTCTGGctggccgtggggtgagacaccctGCAACAGGGGAGATGTTTGCCTCTCTTTCTCGTGATGAACACGGAGCAGGCACGGCTAACATCCACGCTGGCTCCGCCCTGCTGGCCACTGGGGGCGTCTGCATGCTCGGGGACCTGGGCCACCACAAGAAAGATAAGATGGATGCCCTTCAGTCAGGTACAGAGCCCTGCTTACCTTGTAGCCTGGAGCCAGTCTGATACAGCTGTAGCAATGCAACATTATGGCACCTCCTGTGACACAAAGTATAGAGTAAGTTATGAGTGTATAGCCCAAGGGACTGGTTTCACACGGGGCCTTTGCCTTCTATCCACCACCAACAGTTAGTTCACCTTTGACCGCTCTCCTTCCCCACCCAGCTCTGGAGAGTCGGACAGTGTCTGTGATCATCCCAGGGAAGAAGTATGGAGAGGATGCTGACCAGCAGATCTCCTTCCCTGTCCAGTGCAGCTTCTGGGCCTTGGCAGACTCCACAGCTCCCTCAAACAAGACCACCAGGACTGACAGTACAGTGCTGGGAACAGTGGTGGGTCATAGTCGTTGAATTTACATTACCATTCAAATTTATTGGACTACTGCACTTGATAAATGTGAGTGCCCCCATTGGGTTGTTGTCTGATATGGTGATTCTGCAACAATGCTATTCCATGTGAGCAGTTTGAAACCTTTTCTCCTACCACACAATGCCAATAGCACTCAGCACTGGCAAATATGTGTTCCCGAAATGTCAAATCTGAGCCAGCCAATTG
This genomic window from Oncorhynchus gorbuscha isolate QuinsamMale2020 ecotype Even-year linkage group LG07, OgorEven_v1.0, whole genome shotgun sequence contains:
- the mcmdc2 gene encoding minichromosome maintenance domain-containing protein 2 is translated as MEDFFLLKESVLSFLDRSGALLQLAEDCKPFNDIQRNEAVYRFCIRVNPSDLIELDPRLGDCVLNDPLKATALFQSVCFLSIKTLSLIEKIHTESQVNVILKFTHLPPFPEYTLDLCEFPCGYGPMRPVAMEGLAIAMTRVSKYTQGARFLCSEEDCPCSTGFHHIRVHAPGATESATVRSDFSCLLCSSHLKEDIKFRVLGDKQLVELIHVKALDVLKVHSPSALRYQSVTLFLRDELCNSMRIGRLYRVLGIPAHVHHWPNVTWSVEANSVQPWEPERTYMHAYNDTGTISSNFQALLTATACSPWRFSAIVANMFGSPVVPPGLYSTLKLGLLLSLVQCREDNPDSLHCLDLLALTTDTLILERLMTYSLGLAGRGVRHPATGEMFASLSRDEHGAGTANIHAGSALLATGGVCMLGDLGHHKKDKMDALQSALESRTVSVIIPGKKYGEDADQQISFPVQCSFWALADSTAPSNKTTRTDSTVLGTVDMGPVPAQLAEAFGLVILCREAGGKQALLAQTVHTLRQAVQPGEPLYPSCMQFTTQDYKELLAHTQRIQTELSPGAEMMIHGYYMASRRVRSDSGHGAKVSVASIKLLISLAEAHSKLCLRSTVLEEDAVIAVLLCENSITLRHGASALVIPPDAAFPCDLCDLEALHRRDLILEQLQQSILHFVYAYAPGAASYITEEE